Within Chloracidobacterium sp., the genomic segment TGCCGACATTCGCCGCCGGGCCTGCCGCAATTTTCCTGCCGATATTGGAGATCGCTATCGCCTTTTCATTGATGTTCGTGGATACGTCGTGGCCGGGTGCGATAGCCGGCAGTATTTTGCTGGCAATGTTTTTGGCTGGGATGATCTACCAATTGATAAAGGGAAACGCTCCGGACTGTCATTGTTTCGGCCAACTGCATAGCGAACCCGTCGGCATTAGCTCGCTGGTCCGTAATGTCGTGCTTTTCGCTCTCGCGTTATGGCTTGTGATCGGCGGGGCAAAGGCCCAGGGAATGGATCTGGCGAATGTTGGGACATCGACGCTCGTGGTCTTTTTCGGCACGGCAATTTTGGCAATGATGGTTGCGATCATCGGTCGACAGAGCCAACATTCGGCGGCCCAGACAGCGTTGATGCGACGGATCGAAATGGTTGAATTGATGGCCGGCGAAGGCGGCACGGTCGATCGAAAGCACGCGGGAAGCCCGAGCGACGGCCTGCCGATGGGCGCATTTGTGCCGGATATGCCGCTGGAAGATAGTCGCGGCCAAATTATTTCGACAAGGTCGGTCGTATCGGAAGGCTTGCCGACGATCCTGTTTTTCATAAGTCCGGCGTGCTCGCCGTGTAAGGCACTTTTGCCGCGGATGAACGAGTGGGCTACGGACTTGTCAGATAAGATAAAGATCGCGTTCGTCAGTTCCGGTGCGATCGCCGTGAATTCCGAGATCTTCGGTGAACTTAACGGGCGGACGATGCTCCGGCAAAAGGATCGTGAGTTTGCCGATTCAATGAACGCCAGATGGACGCCTTCGGCAATTTTTATCGATAGACACGGTAAGGTTGCAAGCCACGTCGCAGCGGGCGACACTGCCATTGCGGAACTTGTCGAACGAGCACGAAGTAGCGACCTCGATGCCGAGCGACTCCATATCAAAGACGGCGATAGCGATAGTTCGGCTAAACCGAACGAGATCGGGACGAAACTGCCGGAGTTCGCTCTCACGGCGATAGATGGGCGTGAAGTCAGTTCATCAGGTATAGACCGTCAGACGCTGATCGCCTTTTGGAGTCCCTCGTGTCCTCATTGCAGTAAGATGGCCGAGGATCTTCGCAAATGGGATTCGCAGAAAGGACCGCAGGATCCGGATCTTCTGTTATTTTCAGATGGCGATTTAGAACTGCATTCAGGCCTAGGGCTAACATCGCCCGTAGTTTTAGATAAGGGATACGTTGTCGCAGCGACACTCGGAATGCACGGTACACCGTCGGCTATAATGATCGACGAAAGTGGTCGGTATGCGTCTGAGATCGCTATCGGAGCACCAAATATCTGGGCCCTGATCGATAAGAAAGTATAGAAACAATGGTAAGTCCGATCGATTGGCAAGTGACAGCCCAAGATGGTGAGGCTCGAACCGGTATTTTGCGAACGCGGCGTTCTGAAATTGAAACGCCGGTCTTTATGCCGGTCGGCACACAAGGTGCCTTAAAAGGGGTTCGTTTTGAATGGCTTGAGGACGAAATGGACGCCCGCGTCATCCTTGCCAACACATACCATCTTTTTCTGCGGCCCGGTGTCGATATTATTCGCGAATTGGGCGGATTGCACCGCTTTTCGTCTTGGAACCGATCGCTATTGACGGATTCCGGCGGATTTCAAGTCTTCTCGCTTACCGATCTGAGAAAGCTTTCCGAGGACGGTGTCGAATTTTGCTCGCATATCGACGGTACGAAGTATTTTTTGTCGCCGGAAGTTTCGATGGAAATACAGGCTGCACTGGGATCGGACATAGTGATGGTATTCGATGAATGTCCGCCCGGTGACGCCGGAGTCGACGCGACCCGTAAAAGCCTAGAGTTGACCGCAAGATGGGCGAGGCGTTCCAAAGATCGCTTTGACGAGCTTCAGGCCACCGGAATGGATAGCGGCTATCTTGAGGTGAACGGGTCGGGTATAACGCAGGCACTATTTGGAATTGTCCAGGGAGCGGGCCATTTAGAGCTCAGGACCGAGAGCCTCGAACGAACCGTCGAGATCGGATTCGACGGATACGCGATCGGCGGATTGAGTGTCGGTGAAGAAAAGTCTGTTATGTACGAGGTGCTCGACCACCTTGCCCCCAAGATGCCGGCCGATGCACCACGATATTTAATGGGAGTCGGCACGCCCGAGGATCTCATCGAAGGGGTGAATTGCGGTGTCGATATGTTCGATTGCGTTATTCCGACGCGCAACGGACGGACGGGAAGTGCCTTTACCTCGAGGGGAAAGCTCAATATCCGCAATGCAAAATTCGCGAGAAATGATGGCCCGCTCGACCCGGAATGCACCTGCTCGGTGTGCAAGCGATATTCGCTGGGCTATCTACGTCATTTGTATCAAGTGGGCGAGATGAACGCCGCGATCCTTATCTCGCATCACAACGTCGCATTCTTTCTAAATACGATGCGAAGTGTGCGAGCGGCCATCAAGGATGGCGAATTTCAAGATTTTCGCCGCAAATTTTTAGAAGGACTTAAAGCAAACGGGGCCGAGAGCGTTTGATAATACTCTATCAAATGTATATCATTACGTTTTTGTCTTTAGGCAGTATAAACAATGAACAATTTAGTGCTCTTTTTTCAAGATGCCGGCGGCGGTGGCAGTATCCTCTGGACACTACTTCCTTTCGTCTTTATCTTCGGTATTTTCTACTTTTTGGTCATCCTTCCGCAGAAGAAGCAGAAACAGAAGCTTCAGGAAATGATCGCTGAACTCAAGATCAACGATGAGGTCGTCACCAATGGCGGACTTATCGGTAAGATCAAAGAGGTCAAAGAAACCAGCTTTATTATTCAAAGCGCTGAAAAGTCGTTTTTGGAAGTTGGTAAGAGTGCGGTTGTTGGCCGTAAGGCGGAATAAGGATTAGCTCTACGCGTATTTAGTAATGAAGAACAAAGGTTTGTGGATCAGAACTTTCGTTATCCTGGCGATCACGCTCTCCGGGGTATATCTCGTTTTTGGCCCTCGCAGAGTGCCTGTTGCCAGCGATTTTAGCTGGACCGGCATTAAGGCGAATTTGGCTGAGAACATAAATCTGGGGCTCGATCTGAAAGGCGGCTCGCATCTCGTGATGCGTGTCAAAACTGACGATTACCTCAAAACGCTGACGGAAAATAACGGCCAGGCCGCACTCACGACGGCTCAGGATGCCCAATTGCCCGCAACTGCTTACACCGTAAAGACCGATAACGGCAGCTACTCTGTTAATCTGACACTTTCTGATCCGTCGCAGCAGCAAGCAGTGATCGACGAAATTAAGAAAAAGGTCGATTTTTCGGCCTGGACCCAGAGCAGCAGCGGTAACGACATCGTTTGGTCATTGCCCAATCAGGCTCAGGATCAAATGAAGCGCCAAGCCGTCGATCAGGCGTTAAAGATCATCGAGAGTCGGATAAATGCGTTCGGCGTTAAGGAGCCGACACTCCAGAAGCACGGTTCTGATACTTCGGGTCAGATATTGCTGCAGATGCCGGGTGTCGATGACCCCGAACGCGTCAAGAAGTTGATTGGTGCTGAATCTAATCTTTCACTCGCAAAGATCGTCAGCCCGCCAAATCCCTCGCCGGTGCAGACATACCCGACGAAAGAGGCGGCACTGCAGTCGATCGGCGGTGCGGAGACACAAACTCGGAAAGTCTATCCTTACGCGGATCGCGACGAACCGTCTGCTGCCGGAACGGCTAAGACCGACCCGGCCGCAAAGGTTAGCAGGTTTGTAGTTGTTGAGTATCCGTCGGTTGTGGACGGTAGCGAACTTCGTGAAGCTAACGCGGTTTCACGTACGGGCAGCGAAGGCGATTATCAGATATCGTTCTCGTTCAAACCCGGCGGTGCTCAGAAATTTGGCGATTGGACCGGAAAGAACATCAATAATTATATGGCCGTACTCCTGAACGGAGAGGTCAAATCAGCGGCGTTCATCAAATCGCAGATCTTTGATTCAGGCGAGATCTCTGGGAAGTTTACCAAGACCTCGGCGGAGGATCTGGCGTTGACGCTGAAGTCAGGTGCACTGCCGGCAAAGATCGAGTATCAGGAAGAACGTACGGTCGGGCCAAGCTTGGGTGCTGATTCGATCAAGGCGGGTGTCGAGGCATCGATCGGCGGAATGGCGTTCGTAATTGTCTTTATGCTCATCTACTATCGCGGATCAGGTGTCAATGCGGTCATCGCTTTGATTATGAATATGCTCCTGACGATGGCGGCACTGATCGTGATCAAATCGACGCTGACTCTGCCAGGTATCGCCGGACTTATTTTGGGCGTCGGTATGGCCGTTGACTCGAACGTACTTATTTTCGAGCGAATTCGTGAAGAATTAAAGGCCGGTAAATCGATCGCCGACTCTATCGGATTGGGCTTTGACAAAGCGTTTATTACCATCATCGACACCCACATCACGACGATCATCTCATCGGCGATCTTGTACCTATACGGTTCGGGACCGATCCGCGGATTTGCCGTAACACTCGTTTTGGGGCTTTTGATCAATCTGTTCTCGGCTGTATTTGTCTCGAGGACCATCTTCATGTGGCTACTTCATCGTAACCCCAAAATGGAGAAACTTAGTATTTAATCGACTGCCGGCATTTGTTGCCGGGCAAACTAAAGATGTTAGAAATTTTCAAGAATATCAATGTTGATTGGATGGGCTTGCGAAAGCCACTGATCTTTTTGTCGATCGCGATCCTGTTTGCAGGTTTGTTTTCGGCTGTTGGGCGGCAAGTGTCGCCGGGCGGGACTGAAGCGTTCAATCTGGGCGTCGACTTTCAGGGTGGAACCGTTATTACGGCAAAATTCCGCAACAAACCCGCCGAGGACGATATCCGCAACGCCCTCCAGGGCCAGAATATCGCAGACGCTGTGATCCAGTCGTCGTTGGATAAGCAAGACGAGGTCTTGATCAAGGTGCCGCTTTTCGAGGGATTATCCACGGAAGTTCCGGCGGATGGCACGAATACAACTGGTGCAAACGCAACACAGGTCAATGCTGGTCGGGAAATGGTAAAGAAGGCGTTAGACACCTTCGGTAAGGAAGCTGAAGCCGGCAAAAGGCTGGCGGACGATGAAGCCGCGGCGTACCAGATCGTTGGAACCGACTCGGTCGGGCCTGTCGCGGGTGCTCAGTTGCGAAATCAGGCCGTCATCGCGACGTTGCTCGGTCTCGTGGGCATCCTGCTGTACATCGCTTTCCGATACGATTGGACATATGCCGCCGGTGCGGTCATCGCTGTGTTCCACGATGTTCTGATCACACTTGCTTTCTTCTCGGTATTCCAATGGGAAATCAGCCTGACCGTTTTGGCAGCATTGCTAACGCTTGTCGGATTTTCGGTTAACGACTCGATCGTGATCTTCGACCGAATCCGCGAAAATCTTACGCTCGACCGCAACAAGCCGATATACCAGCTTACCAACGATTCGATCAATCAGACGATGTCGCGAACGATCGTAACTAATGGACTTGTGTTTTTGGCTG encodes:
- a CDS encoding redoxin domain-containing protein — encoded protein: MEIILLTVRLVLSAVFGIAGVAKLVDPEGSRKAMLGFGLPTFAAGPAAIFLPILEIAIAFSLMFVDTSWPGAIAGSILLAMFLAGMIYQLIKGNAPDCHCFGQLHSEPVGISSLVRNVVLFALALWLVIGGAKAQGMDLANVGTSTLVVFFGTAILAMMVAIIGRQSQHSAAQTALMRRIEMVELMAGEGGTVDRKHAGSPSDGLPMGAFVPDMPLEDSRGQIISTRSVVSEGLPTILFFISPACSPCKALLPRMNEWATDLSDKIKIAFVSSGAIAVNSEIFGELNGRTMLRQKDREFADSMNARWTPSAIFIDRHGKVASHVAAGDTAIAELVERARSSDLDAERLHIKDGDSDSSAKPNEIGTKLPEFALTAIDGREVSSSGIDRQTLIAFWSPSCPHCSKMAEDLRKWDSQKGPQDPDLLLFSDGDLELHSGLGLTSPVVLDKGYVVAATLGMHGTPSAIMIDESGRYASEIAIGAPNIWALIDKKV
- the tgt gene encoding tRNA guanosine(34) transglycosylase Tgt; its protein translation is MVSPIDWQVTAQDGEARTGILRTRRSEIETPVFMPVGTQGALKGVRFEWLEDEMDARVILANTYHLFLRPGVDIIRELGGLHRFSSWNRSLLTDSGGFQVFSLTDLRKLSEDGVEFCSHIDGTKYFLSPEVSMEIQAALGSDIVMVFDECPPGDAGVDATRKSLELTARWARRSKDRFDELQATGMDSGYLEVNGSGITQALFGIVQGAGHLELRTESLERTVEIGFDGYAIGGLSVGEEKSVMYEVLDHLAPKMPADAPRYLMGVGTPEDLIEGVNCGVDMFDCVIPTRNGRTGSAFTSRGKLNIRNAKFARNDGPLDPECTCSVCKRYSLGYLRHLYQVGEMNAAILISHHNVAFFLNTMRSVRAAIKDGEFQDFRRKFLEGLKANGAESV
- the yajC gene encoding preprotein translocase subunit YajC yields the protein MNNLVLFFQDAGGGGSILWTLLPFVFIFGIFYFLVILPQKKQKQKLQEMIAELKINDEVVTNGGLIGKIKEVKETSFIIQSAEKSFLEVGKSAVVGRKAE
- the secD gene encoding protein translocase subunit SecD codes for the protein MKNKGLWIRTFVILAITLSGVYLVFGPRRVPVASDFSWTGIKANLAENINLGLDLKGGSHLVMRVKTDDYLKTLTENNGQAALTTAQDAQLPATAYTVKTDNGSYSVNLTLSDPSQQQAVIDEIKKKVDFSAWTQSSSGNDIVWSLPNQAQDQMKRQAVDQALKIIESRINAFGVKEPTLQKHGSDTSGQILLQMPGVDDPERVKKLIGAESNLSLAKIVSPPNPSPVQTYPTKEAALQSIGGAETQTRKVYPYADRDEPSAAGTAKTDPAAKVSRFVVVEYPSVVDGSELREANAVSRTGSEGDYQISFSFKPGGAQKFGDWTGKNINNYMAVLLNGEVKSAAFIKSQIFDSGEISGKFTKTSAEDLALTLKSGALPAKIEYQEERTVGPSLGADSIKAGVEASIGGMAFVIVFMLIYYRGSGVNAVIALIMNMLLTMAALIVIKSTLTLPGIAGLILGVGMAVDSNVLIFERIREELKAGKSIADSIGLGFDKAFITIIDTHITTIISSAILYLYGSGPIRGFAVTLVLGLLINLFSAVFVSRTIFMWLLHRNPKMEKLSI
- the secF gene encoding protein translocase subunit SecF, which produces MLEIFKNINVDWMGLRKPLIFLSIAILFAGLFSAVGRQVSPGGTEAFNLGVDFQGGTVITAKFRNKPAEDDIRNALQGQNIADAVIQSSLDKQDEVLIKVPLFEGLSTEVPADGTNTTGANATQVNAGREMVKKALDTFGKEAEAGKRLADDEAAAYQIVGTDSVGPVAGAQLRNQAVIATLLGLVGILLYIAFRYDWTYAAGAVIAVFHDVLITLAFFSVFQWEISLTVLAALLTLVGFSVNDSIVIFDRIRENLTLDRNKPIYQLTNDSINQTMSRTIVTNGLVFLAVLALVLFGGEVLRGFSLALFVGSITGTYSTIAIASPIAIWWQGKIGNSRVKDVSIPQSGTEKMASASRRSVTRRPVTR